The following are encoded together in the Monodelphis domestica isolate mMonDom1 chromosome 5, mMonDom1.pri, whole genome shotgun sequence genome:
- the GTSE1 gene encoding G2 and S phase-expressed protein 1 isoform X2, which translates to MKEGEEGLVRGTTKEGASVDTQNELPLLTDEKFDFDLSPSSSSANEDDEVFFGPVGHRERCVAASLELQGFIPKEAESPLTWSPLAGEKYVEIFKEARLLALQIESSGRKTASGARSPEPAPDPREEFVREARLKLAIFEQGQEAHRSPLALKRETYCVLTPEAAAVPASLTFADSPEAPEPTASGSQILNQGVAERKAPSRLQLPKASSTPGKGTPAKPQLGKQTHPLRLPLRGSRVSLGTEPSNQSSSTSKFGAKKTLLKPPGPPRTLLGGKSASFSGPVCSVNLTSNWSSLGTPGQSKAKPSEASSRWPNTPRPRLSQGSVSYLKDTRMAQVSTPLAGRTRESASVSLRQPQTPRTGIQRPGSNPSLSQSSQPVKPKGPRGPSSSSKVPANPAGHLALSVGPSPDNAAPRVQGWSRLPAGPSSRRVSLLSTPAQCSSVGGQPLGSCARTPLSARRMSALPTPSRRRVSALPSWSTPGTGLRTASSPKLVAAQPPSQVLPKKTEGRPEQAQETRRLGASRLSDPPLVVPLALDFASPPQTVSKMPGEETKEQPVPPEAVLIHIEPEPCATIPATPRPPLCSQPLIDFSNSPEMAPRGLPLKPAMASEGQLLIDLFHSPEVAQSIPPKPLPPVTGQLIDLSSPLISLSPLEDKENQASPLLRL; encoded by the exons atgaaggaaggagaggaaggttTGGTGAGGGGGACCACCAAGGAAGGAGCCAGCGTGGACAcccagaatg AACTTCCTCTTTTGACTGATGAGAAATTTGACTTTGATCTCTCGCCGTCTTCATCCAG TGCCAACGAGGATGATGAAGTCTTCTTTGGCCCTGTTGGGCACCGAGAGCGATGTGTGGCCGCCAGCCTGGAGCTACAGGGCTTCATCCCCAAGGAGGCTGAGTCCCCGCTCACATGGAGCCCCCTGGCAGGGGAGAAGTATGTGGAGATTTTCAAGGAGGCTCGTTTGCTGGCGCTACAGATAGAGAGTAGTGGCAGAAAGACAGCGTCTGGAGCACGCTCCCCTGAGCCAGCACCAGACCCACGGGAAGAGTTTGTGCGGGAGGCCAGGCTAAAACTGGCCATCTTTGAGCAAGGACAGGAGGCCCACAGAAGCCCCCTGGCTCTCAAAAGAGAGACCTACTGTGTCCTGACCCCGGAAGCAGCAGCCGTGCCGGCATCACTCACCTTTGCCGACTCACCAGAGGCCCCAGAGCCTACTGCTTCTGGGTCCCAAATTTTGAACCAAGGAGTGGCTGAGAGGAAAGCCCCAAGCCGACTGCAGCTCCCCAAGGCCTCATCCACACCTGGAAAGGGAACTCCTGCCAAG CCTCAATTGGGGAAACAAACCCATCCTTTGAGGCTCCCCCTCAGGGGTTCCAGAGTGTCCTTAGGGACTGAACCCTCGAACCAGTCCAGCAGCACTTCTAAG TTTGGGGCCAAGAAAACCCTGCTGAAACCTCCCGGGCCCCCCAGGACCCTCCTTGGGGGAAAGAGTGCCTCCTTCTCTGGTCCTGTTTGCAGTGTGAACCTGACCTCAAATTGGAGTTCATTGGGGACACCAGGACAAAGCAAAG CTAAGCCAAGTGAGGCTTCCTCCCGCTGGCCCAATACTCCTCGGCCCAGGCTGAGCCAGGGGAGTGTCTCCTACCTGAAGGATACCAGGATGGCCCAAGTCAGCACGCCCTTGGCTGGCCGAACCAGGGAatcggcctcagtttccctacggCAGCCACAGACTCCCAGAACTGGAATCCAGAGGCCTGGTTCCAACCCCAGCCTATCACAGTCCTCTCAGCCAGTGAAGCCCAAAGGGCCTAGGGGGCCCAGCTCCAGCTCCAAGGTGCCTGCCAACCCAGCTGGACATCTTGCCCTCTCTGTAG GCCCCTCACCAGATAACGCTGCTCCCAGAGTCCAGGGCTGGAGCCGGCTGCCAGCAGGCCCCTCATCTAGAAG GGTGTCCCTGCTCAGCACCCCTGCCCAGTGCTCCTCAGTGGGAGGTCAGCCCCTGGGCAGCTGTGCCCGAACCCCCCTGAGTGCCCGGCGTATGTCCGCCCTGCCTACACCATCCAGGCGCCGGGTGTCAGCCCTTCCGTCATGGTCAACACCTGGAACTGGACTGAGAACTGCCTCTTCCCCCAAGCTAGTGGCTGCTCAACCACCTTCACAGGTGCTGCCCAAGAAGACTGAAGGCAG GCCTGAGCAAGCCCAAGAAACAAGGAGGCTGGGGGCTTCTCGCCTGTCTGACCCCCCATTGGTGGTGCCTCTCGCCCTCGACTTTGCCTCCCCACCACAGACAGTGTCCAAGATGCCTGGGGAGGAGACCAAGGAGCAGCCAGTGCCCCCTGAG GCCGTGCTCATCCACATTGAACCCGAGCCCTGTGCCACCATTCCAGCAACACCAAGGCCGCCTCTCTGTAGCCAACCACTCATTGACTTCTCCAACAGCCCTGAGATGGCCCCTCGGGGCCTCCCACTGAAGCCAGCCATGGCCAGTGAAGGCCAGCTTCTCATTGATCTGTTCCACTCTCCAGAAGTAGCCCAAAGCATCCCACCCAAGCCTCTTCCACCCGTCACAGGACAG cTCATCGACCTGAGCTCGCCCCTGATCAGCCTCAGTCCTCTGGAGGACAAGGAAAACCAGGCCTCCCCACTCCTCAGGTTGTAG
- the TRMU gene encoding mitochondrial tRNA-specific 2-thiouridylase 1 isoform X1, with translation MAAAAGVGVVRRRVACAVSGGVDSAVAALLLRRRGYEVTGVFMRNWDALDEVSGSGCSADRDCEDAARVCRLLDIPFRQVAFVKEYWHHVFTDFLSEYEKGRTPNPDILCNKHIKFKAFFHYALDCLGADAMATGHYARTSLEDEEVFAQKEEPRPRGLFRNRFEVRNTVKLLQGADLWKDQTFFLSQAPQEALRRTLFPLGGLTKAFVKKIAAENGLHHVLQRKESMGICFIGKRHLESFLLQYLQPQPGNFVSIEDNKVLGTHQGCFLFTLGQGAKIGGLRDPWYVVEKDLRSGDVFVAPGPDHPALYRDLLRTGRVHWIAEEPPAPLVQDKMMDCHFRWRHQMALVPCVLTLNQDGTVWVTAVKPMKALAPGQFAVFYKGDECLGSGKILRLGPSAYTLQLGKSRMTKEASDSHQGLGPSLGSDS, from the exons ATGGCGGCTGCGGCTGGCGTCGGGGTTGTGCGGCGGCGCGTGGCGTGTGCCGTGTCCGGGGGTGTGGACAGCGCCGTGGCCGCGCTCCTGCTACGCCGCCGAG GCTATGAGGTCACTGGCGTGTTCATGAGGAACTGGGATGCGCTGGACGAGGTCAGCGGGAGCGGCTGTTCTGCTGACAGAGACTGTGAGGACGCGGCCCGTGTGTGTCGGCTGTTGGACATCCCGTTCCGCCAGGTGGCCTTCGTCAAGGAGTACTGGCACCACGTGTTCAC GGATTTCCTGAGTGAGTACGAGAAAGGCCGGACCCCGAACCCCGACATCCTGTGCAACAAACACATCAAGTTCAAGGCCTTCTTCCACTACGCACTGGACTGCCTGG GAGCAGACGCCATGGCCACTGGCCACTACGCCAGGACGTCCCTGGAGGACGAGGAAGTGTTTGCACAGAAGGAGGAGCCCAGGCCCAGGGGGCTCTTCAGGAACCGCTTTGAAGTGAGGAACA CTGTGAAGCTCCTCCAGGGCGCGGACCTCTGGAAAGACCAGACCTTCTTCCTCAGCCAGGCCCCCCAGGAGGCCCTGCGCAGAACTCTCTTCCCCCTTGGGGGGCTCACCAAGGCTTTTGTGAAGAAGATTGCAGCTGAGAATGGTCTCCATCACGTGCTGCAGAGGAAAGAG AGTATGGGTATCTGCTTCATTGGGAAAAGACACCTGGAAAGTTTCCTGCTCCAG TATCTGCAGCCGCAGCCGGGGAATTTTGTCTCCATAGAAGATAACAAGGTTTTGGGGACTCACCAAG gttGTTTCCTGTTCACCTTGGGTCAAGGAGCAAAAATTGGGGGCCTGAGAGATCCCTGGTACGTGGTCGAGAAGGACCTGAGGAGCGGGGATGTGTTTGTG GCCCCTGGCCCGGACCATCCAGCCCTCTACCGGGACCTGCTGCGCACAGGCCGAGTACACTGGATCGCTGAGGAGCCCCCAGCCCCACTGGTCCAGGACAAGATGATGGACTGTCATTTCCGTTGGCGGCACCAGATGGCGCTAG TGCCTTGTGTGTTGACGCTCAATCAGGACGGCACTGTGTGGGTGACAGCAGTGAAGCCAATGAAAGCCCTCGCCCCAGGCCAG TTTGCCGTGTTCTATAAAGGGGACGAATGTCTCGGCAGCGGAAAGATCCTAAGGCTGGGGCCGTCTGCGTACACATTGCAGCTGGGAAAGTCCAGAATGACCAAAGAGGCCTCGGACAGCCACCAGGGCCTTGGCCCCAGCTTGGGCTCCGATAGTTGA
- the GTSE1 gene encoding G2 and S phase-expressed protein 1 isoform X1, which yields MKEGEEGLVRGTTKEGASVDTQNELPLLTDEKFDFDLSPSSSSANEDDEVFFGPVGHRERCVAASLELQGFIPKEAESPLTWSPLAGEKYVEIFKEARLLALQIESSGRKTASGARSPEPAPDPREEFVREARLKLAIFEQGQEAHRSPLALKRETYCVLTPEAAAVPASLTFADSPEAPEPTASGSQILNQGVAERKAPSRLQLPKASSTPGKGTPAKPQLGKQTHPLRLPLRGSRVSLGTEPSNQSSSTSKVNESSGGVDGGSGSTTTRGPLGFSVPNKFGAKKTLLKPPGPPRTLLGGKSASFSGPVCSVNLTSNWSSLGTPGQSKAKPSEASSRWPNTPRPRLSQGSVSYLKDTRMAQVSTPLAGRTRESASVSLRQPQTPRTGIQRPGSNPSLSQSSQPVKPKGPRGPSSSSKVPANPAGHLALSVGPSPDNAAPRVQGWSRLPAGPSSRRVSLLSTPAQCSSVGGQPLGSCARTPLSARRMSALPTPSRRRVSALPSWSTPGTGLRTASSPKLVAAQPPSQVLPKKTEGRPEQAQETRRLGASRLSDPPLVVPLALDFASPPQTVSKMPGEETKEQPVPPEAVLIHIEPEPCATIPATPRPPLCSQPLIDFSNSPEMAPRGLPLKPAMASEGQLLIDLFHSPEVAQSIPPKPLPPVTGQLIDLSSPLISLSPLEDKENQASPLLRL from the exons atgaaggaaggagaggaaggttTGGTGAGGGGGACCACCAAGGAAGGAGCCAGCGTGGACAcccagaatg AACTTCCTCTTTTGACTGATGAGAAATTTGACTTTGATCTCTCGCCGTCTTCATCCAG TGCCAACGAGGATGATGAAGTCTTCTTTGGCCCTGTTGGGCACCGAGAGCGATGTGTGGCCGCCAGCCTGGAGCTACAGGGCTTCATCCCCAAGGAGGCTGAGTCCCCGCTCACATGGAGCCCCCTGGCAGGGGAGAAGTATGTGGAGATTTTCAAGGAGGCTCGTTTGCTGGCGCTACAGATAGAGAGTAGTGGCAGAAAGACAGCGTCTGGAGCACGCTCCCCTGAGCCAGCACCAGACCCACGGGAAGAGTTTGTGCGGGAGGCCAGGCTAAAACTGGCCATCTTTGAGCAAGGACAGGAGGCCCACAGAAGCCCCCTGGCTCTCAAAAGAGAGACCTACTGTGTCCTGACCCCGGAAGCAGCAGCCGTGCCGGCATCACTCACCTTTGCCGACTCACCAGAGGCCCCAGAGCCTACTGCTTCTGGGTCCCAAATTTTGAACCAAGGAGTGGCTGAGAGGAAAGCCCCAAGCCGACTGCAGCTCCCCAAGGCCTCATCCACACCTGGAAAGGGAACTCCTGCCAAG CCTCAATTGGGGAAACAAACCCATCCTTTGAGGCTCCCCCTCAGGGGTTCCAGAGTGTCCTTAGGGACTGAACCCTCGAACCAGTCCAGCAGCACTTCTAAGGTGAATGAGTCCTCAGGTGGTGTTGATGGTGGCAGCGGCAGCACTACTACAAGAGGCCCCCTTGGCTTCTCTGTGCCCAACAAG TTTGGGGCCAAGAAAACCCTGCTGAAACCTCCCGGGCCCCCCAGGACCCTCCTTGGGGGAAAGAGTGCCTCCTTCTCTGGTCCTGTTTGCAGTGTGAACCTGACCTCAAATTGGAGTTCATTGGGGACACCAGGACAAAGCAAAG CTAAGCCAAGTGAGGCTTCCTCCCGCTGGCCCAATACTCCTCGGCCCAGGCTGAGCCAGGGGAGTGTCTCCTACCTGAAGGATACCAGGATGGCCCAAGTCAGCACGCCCTTGGCTGGCCGAACCAGGGAatcggcctcagtttccctacggCAGCCACAGACTCCCAGAACTGGAATCCAGAGGCCTGGTTCCAACCCCAGCCTATCACAGTCCTCTCAGCCAGTGAAGCCCAAAGGGCCTAGGGGGCCCAGCTCCAGCTCCAAGGTGCCTGCCAACCCAGCTGGACATCTTGCCCTCTCTGTAG GCCCCTCACCAGATAACGCTGCTCCCAGAGTCCAGGGCTGGAGCCGGCTGCCAGCAGGCCCCTCATCTAGAAG GGTGTCCCTGCTCAGCACCCCTGCCCAGTGCTCCTCAGTGGGAGGTCAGCCCCTGGGCAGCTGTGCCCGAACCCCCCTGAGTGCCCGGCGTATGTCCGCCCTGCCTACACCATCCAGGCGCCGGGTGTCAGCCCTTCCGTCATGGTCAACACCTGGAACTGGACTGAGAACTGCCTCTTCCCCCAAGCTAGTGGCTGCTCAACCACCTTCACAGGTGCTGCCCAAGAAGACTGAAGGCAG GCCTGAGCAAGCCCAAGAAACAAGGAGGCTGGGGGCTTCTCGCCTGTCTGACCCCCCATTGGTGGTGCCTCTCGCCCTCGACTTTGCCTCCCCACCACAGACAGTGTCCAAGATGCCTGGGGAGGAGACCAAGGAGCAGCCAGTGCCCCCTGAG GCCGTGCTCATCCACATTGAACCCGAGCCCTGTGCCACCATTCCAGCAACACCAAGGCCGCCTCTCTGTAGCCAACCACTCATTGACTTCTCCAACAGCCCTGAGATGGCCCCTCGGGGCCTCCCACTGAAGCCAGCCATGGCCAGTGAAGGCCAGCTTCTCATTGATCTGTTCCACTCTCCAGAAGTAGCCCAAAGCATCCCACCCAAGCCTCTTCCACCCGTCACAGGACAG cTCATCGACCTGAGCTCGCCCCTGATCAGCCTCAGTCCTCTGGAGGACAAGGAAAACCAGGCCTCCCCACTCCTCAGGTTGTAG
- the TRMU gene encoding mitochondrial tRNA-specific 2-thiouridylase 1 isoform X2: protein MAAAAGVGVVRRRVACAVSGGVDSAVAALLLRRRGYEVTGVFMRNWDALDEVSGSGCSADRDCEDAARVCRLLDIPFRQVAFVKEYWHHVFTDFLSEYEKGRTPNPDILCNKHIKFKAFFHYALDCLGADAMATGHYARTSLEDEEVFAQKEEPRPRGLFRNRFEAPQEALRRTLFPLGGLTKAFVKKIAAENGLHHVLQRKESMGICFIGKRHLESFLLQYLQPQPGNFVSIEDNKVLGTHQGCFLFTLGQGAKIGGLRDPWYVVEKDLRSGDVFVAPGPDHPALYRDLLRTGRVHWIAEEPPAPLVQDKMMDCHFRWRHQMALVPCVLTLNQDGTVWVTAVKPMKALAPGQFAVFYKGDECLGSGKILRLGPSAYTLQLGKSRMTKEASDSHQGLGPSLGSDS from the exons ATGGCGGCTGCGGCTGGCGTCGGGGTTGTGCGGCGGCGCGTGGCGTGTGCCGTGTCCGGGGGTGTGGACAGCGCCGTGGCCGCGCTCCTGCTACGCCGCCGAG GCTATGAGGTCACTGGCGTGTTCATGAGGAACTGGGATGCGCTGGACGAGGTCAGCGGGAGCGGCTGTTCTGCTGACAGAGACTGTGAGGACGCGGCCCGTGTGTGTCGGCTGTTGGACATCCCGTTCCGCCAGGTGGCCTTCGTCAAGGAGTACTGGCACCACGTGTTCAC GGATTTCCTGAGTGAGTACGAGAAAGGCCGGACCCCGAACCCCGACATCCTGTGCAACAAACACATCAAGTTCAAGGCCTTCTTCCACTACGCACTGGACTGCCTGG GAGCAGACGCCATGGCCACTGGCCACTACGCCAGGACGTCCCTGGAGGACGAGGAAGTGTTTGCACAGAAGGAGGAGCCCAGGCCCAGGGGGCTCTTCAGGAACCGCTTTGAA GCCCCCCAGGAGGCCCTGCGCAGAACTCTCTTCCCCCTTGGGGGGCTCACCAAGGCTTTTGTGAAGAAGATTGCAGCTGAGAATGGTCTCCATCACGTGCTGCAGAGGAAAGAG AGTATGGGTATCTGCTTCATTGGGAAAAGACACCTGGAAAGTTTCCTGCTCCAG TATCTGCAGCCGCAGCCGGGGAATTTTGTCTCCATAGAAGATAACAAGGTTTTGGGGACTCACCAAG gttGTTTCCTGTTCACCTTGGGTCAAGGAGCAAAAATTGGGGGCCTGAGAGATCCCTGGTACGTGGTCGAGAAGGACCTGAGGAGCGGGGATGTGTTTGTG GCCCCTGGCCCGGACCATCCAGCCCTCTACCGGGACCTGCTGCGCACAGGCCGAGTACACTGGATCGCTGAGGAGCCCCCAGCCCCACTGGTCCAGGACAAGATGATGGACTGTCATTTCCGTTGGCGGCACCAGATGGCGCTAG TGCCTTGTGTGTTGACGCTCAATCAGGACGGCACTGTGTGGGTGACAGCAGTGAAGCCAATGAAAGCCCTCGCCCCAGGCCAG TTTGCCGTGTTCTATAAAGGGGACGAATGTCTCGGCAGCGGAAAGATCCTAAGGCTGGGGCCGTCTGCGTACACATTGCAGCTGGGAAAGTCCAGAATGACCAAAGAGGCCTCGGACAGCCACCAGGGCCTTGGCCCCAGCTTGGGCTCCGATAGTTGA